A stretch of the Erinaceus europaeus chromosome 1, mEriEur2.1, whole genome shotgun sequence genome encodes the following:
- the SAMD8 gene encoding sphingomyelin synthase-related protein 1 isoform X3 has protein sequence MASPNQLCIRRWTTKHVAVWLKDEGFFEYVDVLCNKHRLDGITLLTLTEYDLRSPPLEIKVLGDIKRLMLSVRKLQKIHIDVLEEMGYNSDSPLSPMTPFISALQSAEWLCNGELSHDCDGPVITDLNSDQYQYMNGKNKHSVRRLDPEYWKTILSCIYVFIVFGFTSFIMVIVHERVPDMQTYPPLPDIFLDSVPRIPWAFAMTEVCGMILCYIWLLVLLLHKHRSILLRRLCSLMGTVFLLRCFTMFVTSLSVPGQHLQCTGKIYGSVWEKLHRAFAIWSGFGMTLTGVHTCGDYMFSGHTVVLTMLNFFVTEYTPRSWNFLHTLSWVLNLFGIFFILAAHEHYSIDVFIAFYITTRLFLYYHTLANTRAYQQSRRARIWFPMFSFFECNVNGTVPNEYCWPFSKPAIMKRLIG, from the exons ATGGCCAGTCCTAATCAACTCTGTATTCGCCGTTGGACTACGAAGCATGTAGCTGTTTGGTTGAAGGATGAAGGCTTTTTTGAATATGTGGACGTTTTATGCAATAAACACCGACTTGATGGGATCACCTTGCTAACATTGACTGAATATGATCTCCGATCTCCTCCTCTGGAAATCAAAGTCTTGGGGGACATCAAAAGGTTAATGCTATCAGTCCGAAAACTGCAGAAAATACATATTGATGTTTTAGAAGAAATGGGTTACAATAGCGACAGTCCATTGAGTCCCATGACCCCTTTCATCAGTGCTCTTCAGAGTGCAGAGTGGCTCTGTAATGGGGAGCTTTCGCATGACTGTGATGGACCTGTCATCACTGATCTGAATTCTGATCAGTACCAGTATATGAACGGTAAAAACAAGCATTCTGTTCGGAGATTGGACCCAGAGTACTGGAAGACCATCTTGAgctgtatatatgtttttatagTATTTGGGTTTACATCTTTCATTATGGTTATAGTTCATGAGCGAGTGCCTGACATGCAGAcctatccaccactcccagatatATTTTTAGACAG tgTTCCACGAATCCCATGGGCCTTTGCTATGACAGAAGTATGTGGAATGATTCTATGCTATATTTGGctcctggttcttcttcttcacaAGCACAG GTCAATCCTTCTGCGAAGGCTCTGTAGTCTGATGGGCACTGTATTCTTGCTTCGCTGCTTCACCATGTTTGTGACCTCCCTCTCCGTGCCAGGACAGCATCTGCAGTGTACTGGAAAG ATATATGGCAGTGTATGGGAAAAACTGCACCGGGCCTTTGCCATCTGGAGTGGCTTTGGTATGACCCTAACTGGAGTTCACACTTGTGGAGATTACATGTTCAGTGGCCACACCGTCGTCCTAACTATGTTGAATTTCTTTGTCACTGAAT ATACACCAAGAAGCTGGAATTTCTTGCACACTTTATCCTGGGTTCTCAACCTCTTTGGAATCTTCTTCATTTTGGCTGCCCATGAACATTATTCCATTGATGTGTTTATTGCCTTTTATATCACAACAAGACTCTTTTTGTACTACCACACTCTCGCCAATACCAGAGCATATCAACAAAGCAGGAGAGCAAGGATTTGGTTtcccatgttttctttctttgaatgTAATGTTAATGGTACAGTACCTAATGAATATTGTTGGCCATTTTCAAAACCAGCGATAATGAAAAGGCTGATTGGATAA
- the SAMD8 gene encoding sphingomyelin synthase-related protein 1 isoform X2 — MGVTWNPLTKVEEEMASPNQLCIRRWTTKHVAVWLKDEGFFEYVDVLCNKHRLDGITLLTLTEYDLRSPPLEIKVLGDIKRLMLSVRKLQKIHIDVLEEMGYNSDSPLSPMTPFISALQSAEWLCNGELSHDCDGPVITDLNSDQYQYMNGKNKHSVRRLDPEYWKTILSCIYVFIVFGFTSFIMVIVHERVPDMQTYPPLPDIFLDSVPRIPWAFAMTEVCGMILCYIWLLVLLLHKHRSILLRRLCSLMGTVFLLRCFTMFVTSLSVPGQHLQCTGKIYGSVWEKLHRAFAIWSGFGMTLTGVHTCGDYMFSGHTVVLTMLNFFVTEYTPRSWNFLHTLSWVLNLFGIFFILAAHEHYSIDVFIAFYITTRLFLYYHTLANTRAYQQSRRARIWFPMFSFFECNVNGTVPNEYCWPFSKPAIMKRLIG, encoded by the exons AAAGTGGAGGAGGAAATGGCCAGTCCTAATCAACTCTGTATTCGCCGTTGGACTACGAAGCATGTAGCTGTTTGGTTGAAGGATGAAGGCTTTTTTGAATATGTGGACGTTTTATGCAATAAACACCGACTTGATGGGATCACCTTGCTAACATTGACTGAATATGATCTCCGATCTCCTCCTCTGGAAATCAAAGTCTTGGGGGACATCAAAAGGTTAATGCTATCAGTCCGAAAACTGCAGAAAATACATATTGATGTTTTAGAAGAAATGGGTTACAATAGCGACAGTCCATTGAGTCCCATGACCCCTTTCATCAGTGCTCTTCAGAGTGCAGAGTGGCTCTGTAATGGGGAGCTTTCGCATGACTGTGATGGACCTGTCATCACTGATCTGAATTCTGATCAGTACCAGTATATGAACGGTAAAAACAAGCATTCTGTTCGGAGATTGGACCCAGAGTACTGGAAGACCATCTTGAgctgtatatatgtttttatagTATTTGGGTTTACATCTTTCATTATGGTTATAGTTCATGAGCGAGTGCCTGACATGCAGAcctatccaccactcccagatatATTTTTAGACAG tgTTCCACGAATCCCATGGGCCTTTGCTATGACAGAAGTATGTGGAATGATTCTATGCTATATTTGGctcctggttcttcttcttcacaAGCACAG GTCAATCCTTCTGCGAAGGCTCTGTAGTCTGATGGGCACTGTATTCTTGCTTCGCTGCTTCACCATGTTTGTGACCTCCCTCTCCGTGCCAGGACAGCATCTGCAGTGTACTGGAAAG ATATATGGCAGTGTATGGGAAAAACTGCACCGGGCCTTTGCCATCTGGAGTGGCTTTGGTATGACCCTAACTGGAGTTCACACTTGTGGAGATTACATGTTCAGTGGCCACACCGTCGTCCTAACTATGTTGAATTTCTTTGTCACTGAAT ATACACCAAGAAGCTGGAATTTCTTGCACACTTTATCCTGGGTTCTCAACCTCTTTGGAATCTTCTTCATTTTGGCTGCCCATGAACATTATTCCATTGATGTGTTTATTGCCTTTTATATCACAACAAGACTCTTTTTGTACTACCACACTCTCGCCAATACCAGAGCATATCAACAAAGCAGGAGAGCAAGGATTTGGTTtcccatgttttctttctttgaatgTAATGTTAATGGTACAGTACCTAATGAATATTGTTGGCCATTTTCAAAACCAGCGATAATGAAAAGGCTGATTGGATAA